AGACCGGAGCGGCCCGGTCGAGCTCCTCGTCGCCCAGCGCGCGGATCGCCGCGGCGGCCGCGGCGCTGTTGCGCCGAAGCAGATCCAGCGCCGCGTCCTTCGTCACCGCGTCGTACTCCTTGGCGTGCGCGGCATTCAGCGCGTGGACGTCATCCCACGTCACCCCCGCCACCGGCTCCCCTCCGGCCAGCTTCTGCGCCAGTTGGATCTCCAGCGGGTACATGGTGGCGACATGATGCACGACAACGCCGATCGTGCGCCCGTCCTTGGGAATCCGGGTCTGCCACTCCGACTCGGTGAGCGCGCCCGCGAGGGCGTCGAGGGCAAGGGCACCCTGTTCCAGGCGATTGGCGAGAGCGTTGGCACGTTGGCTCATTGGTTCATCTCCGGTTGAATGACTTGGGCATTTCAGTCCATCGCTGAGACAGGCCTGCGACTCAGGCGACCCGCGCTTGCACGTCGAGATATTCCCCCGCCACGGCCGTGGTCCCGTCGGTCGCGAGGTTGTGCTGCTGGAACAGACTGGTGAGCTCGTCGCGCAGCCGGCTCGCGCCTTGGGGATCGGTCGCGCGGAGCGTCGTGACCGTCGGCCCGTAATTGGCGGCGAACAGCTCGGTGACCGCTGCCGGTGGAAACGGGAAGCGAAGCTCCAGGGTCCGGCGGGTGCAGGTCAACGAGGTCACCCCTCCCCCGAAGCGGGCACGAACCGTTTCCTCCTTGCCCCACTCCAGCGAGCTCGGTACACCCGGCGGGGGCGGCACCACGCCGACGTGAGCCCGCAACACCTTCCCGATGAAGCCCTCCGGCGTCCAATTCGCCATCGCTACCCGGCCTCCCGGGCGGGTGACCCGCAGCAGCTCCGCCGCGGCCCGCTCCGGCCGGTAGGCGAACATCGCGCCGAACATCGTCACGGTGGTATCGAACTGATCGTCGACGTAGGGCAGCGCCTCCGCATCGCCCACCTCGAACGTGATGGCCTGACCGGCGGTCCGGGCCTCGAGCCGGGCCTCCGCGATCAGGTTCGGCGCGATGTCGATGCCGCTCACCCGAGCGCCGGCCCGTGCCGCCGGGATGGCGAGGTTGCCGGTACCACACGCGACGTCAAGTACCGATTCCCCAGGGCGCAGCGCCAGCCGGGTGATGAACTCCTCGGCGCCGGGCGCGAAGCTGCGCGCGATCGGCAGGAAATCGCCCGCCGTCCACACCTTCCGTGCCCGGGCGGTGAGGGCATCTTCGGACCAGGCGGGGACCTCGGCGCGGACGGCGGGAGCGTCGGCGCGGAGGATGTTGTCGGATGACATGCCAGCCTCTCGGTGAATGGGTCGGCGCGCCCTCGTGGCGCGCGAGACGCATAGTGGCGAGGCGGCACGATTTGCCCTATGACTGCCCGTCCCGACTTCCTGCTCGGGCGTACCCGGACCAGCAGTTCCTGCGCGGGAGTCCAACGGAGTTGCGCGATCGTCTCGATTGAGCGGAGTGGAAGAGCTACTGGCGAGTGGTGCGGCGAGCCTCGCGCCACGCACCGGGAGCGAGGCCGGTGGCCTTCTTGAATGCCCGGCTGAAGGCGGCCTCGGAGTCGTATCCCACCTCCGCTCCGATGGTCGCGACCTTCGCGCCGCTCTGGGCGAGCAGGTTGGCCGCGATCTGCATCCGCCATTGCGCGAGGTACTGCATCGGCGGCTGGCCCACCAGCAGGGCGAACCGCTTGGCCACGTTGGACCGGGAAGAGGCCGCGGCTCGAGCGAGCTCGTCGAGCGTCCACGGATGCGCTGGCCGACTGTGGAGCAGCGCCAGTACCCGCCCCACCACATCATCGCGGATGCCGGCGAGCCAGCCGGTCTGCCCCTGCGGCAAATCCTCCAGGTACCGGCGCACCACCTCGATGAACATCAGCTCCGCCAGCCGGGTGAGGACCGTGTCGGCGCCGGCCCGGCCCAGGCGGGACTCTTCGATGAGCTGCCGAGTGAAGTTGCCGTGCCAGGCGTTCGACATGCCCCGCATGTGCATCCGGCGTGGGAGTGCCGCCAGCAGGGGGTTGAACGGCCGGCGGTCACAGGCCAGAAATCCGCAGACGAACGAGGTGACCCGGGGCCCGTGATCGCCGAGCAGGACAGTGTGGGGGTAACGGGCGGGCGCGCTACTATTGACTTCGGGACCGGTGCGAAGGCCTCGCCCGCTCGACATCAGGTGCGCGTCGCCGTGGGGGAAGACCAGGACGTCGCCCGGGGCGAGCTCGACCTGGTCCTCGCCGTCCAGGCCGCCAAAGCAGCGGCCTTGGGTCAGGACATGGTAGGAGATGAGGTGCTCCGCGTCCGGCATGATGCGGGGCGAGAGCTCCTGGGCGGCCACTGTCTCCACGCTCCACGGCTCCGCCGCCTCGACCGCGTAGAAGTACGCGCCATCGAGGCGGACGACGCGCAGCAGGTCTGAGAGGGGGTCCATGGCCGGGGGAATACTAACTCTGATTGGCCTGCCGCCGCTCACGCTGGGTGAGCCGTTCCCTGACGCAGCCCCCGCTCATTGGCCGATGATGCAGGGCCTCCCGCATTGCTCTGGCCCGCTACCCGGTCAGAGTGTACCGTTAGGCCGTTACGGTTACCCCTCGCCGGAAAGACCAGCTTGCCCGATATGCTGCATCATCTCCAGGCGTCTCTGGCAGACCGCTACCGGATCGAGCGCGAGCTGGGACGGGGCGGCATGGCCACGGTCTTTCTGGCTCACGACCTCCGGCATGACCGGCCCGTCGCGCTCAAGGTTCTCCATCCCGGCCTGGCTCAGTTGCTGGGCCCGGAGCGATTCCTCCGCGAGATCCGGCTCTGCGCCCGCC
This Gemmatimonadales bacterium DNA region includes the following protein-coding sequences:
- a CDS encoding DinB family protein, whose product is MSQRANALANRLEQGALALDALAGALTESEWQTRIPKDGRTIGVVVHHVATMYPLEIQLAQKLAGGEPVAGVTWDDVHALNAAHAKEYDAVTKDAALDLLRRNSAAAAAAIRALGDEELDRAAPVSLNADAPLTCQFMLEDHAVRHSYHHLAAVRGALKARVAAARVA
- a CDS encoding methyltransferase domain-containing protein; this encodes MSSDNILRADAPAVRAEVPAWSEDALTARARKVWTAGDFLPIARSFAPGAEEFITRLALRPGESVLDVACGTGNLAIPAARAGARVSGIDIAPNLIAEARLEARTAGQAITFEVGDAEALPYVDDQFDTTVTMFGAMFAYRPERAAAELLRVTRPGGRVAMANWTPEGFIGKVLRAHVGVVPPPPGVPSSLEWGKEETVRARFGGGVTSLTCTRRTLELRFPFPPAAVTELFAANYGPTVTTLRATDPQGASRLRDELTSLFQQHNLATDGTTAVAGEYLDVQARVA
- a CDS encoding AraC family transcriptional regulator codes for the protein MDPLSDLLRVVRLDGAYFYAVEAAEPWSVETVAAQELSPRIMPDAEHLISYHVLTQGRCFGGLDGEDQVELAPGDVLVFPHGDAHLMSSGRGLRTGPEVNSSAPARYPHTVLLGDHGPRVTSFVCGFLACDRRPFNPLLAALPRRMHMRGMSNAWHGNFTRQLIEESRLGRAGADTVLTRLAELMFIEVVRRYLEDLPQGQTGWLAGIRDDVVGRVLALLHSRPAHPWTLDELARAAASSRSNVAKRFALLVGQPPMQYLAQWRMQIAANLLAQSGAKVATIGAEVGYDSEAAFSRAFKKATGLAPGAWREARRTTRQ